A genomic region of Pristiophorus japonicus isolate sPriJap1 chromosome 22, sPriJap1.hap1, whole genome shotgun sequence contains the following coding sequences:
- the LOC139234729 gene encoding small ribosomal subunit protein uS13-like, translating to MSLVIPEKFQLILRVLNTNTDGRLKIAFAITAIKGVGRRYAHVMLRKADIDLSKRAGELSEDEVERILTIMQNPRQYKIPDWFLNRQKEVKDGKYSQVLANGLDNKLREDLERLKTIRAHRGLRHFWGIHVRGQHTKTTGRRGCTVGVSKKK from the coding sequence ATGTCGTTGGTTATTCCTGAAAAGTTCCAGCTCATTCTTCGAGTTCTCAACACCAACACTGATGGGCGACTGAAAATAGCGTTCGCTATCACTGCCATCAAGGGTGTTGGGAGGCGCTACGCCCATGTGATGCTGAGGAAAGCTGACATTGACCTGAGCAAGAGAGCCGGCGAGCTCTCTGAGGATGAGGTCGAACGCATTTTAACAATCATGCAGAACCCACGTCAGTACAAGATTCCCGACTGGTTCCTGAACAGGCAGAAGGAGGTTAAGGATGGCAAATACAGCCAGGTCTTGGCCAACGGTCTGGACAACAAACTGCGTGAGGATCTGGAGCGCTTGAAGACGATTCGTGCACATAGGGGTCTGCGACACTTCTGGGGTATCCATGTACGTGGCCAGCACACAAAGACCACAGGCAGGAGAGGATGCACAGTTGGGGTGTCCAAGAAAAAGTAG